A single genomic interval of Bradyrhizobium sp. AZCC 1693 harbors:
- a CDS encoding ABC transporter substrate-binding protein produces MNLSKYLRAVSIVAIGAAVAFFSEVPAQAAPKKGGILNFVVPDEPPSWDGHRETTFALIHPFAPFYSLLIKVNPENPSSPTDFVCDLCTGMPTPADGGKTYTFKIKQGVKFHDGTPLTAHDIVASFNKIIFPPEGTTSARVAYFVMVESVSAPDDHTVVFKLKYPSGAFIPALATPFNFIYSKAKLAGDIRWYEKNVMGSGPFKFAGREAGAYVRGERNKDFHVAGQPYLDGFEAIFSNKQAVQVQAIRGDRAAIQFRGFPPKSTEDLVNALGKDITVQESDWNCVLLFTPNHKKKPFDDVRVRRALTLAVDRWGGSQSLSRIAIVRAVGGVAFPGHPLAAAKAELEQLPGYWPDINKSRAEAKRLLQEAGVPGLKFELSNRAVDQPYTIVGTWLIDQWRQIGVTVEQKMEPTGPFYARLRSADFDVTVDFNCQSVINPLLDIGKFLSEDIGNESYGAYVDRDLDKMFEAMNRTSDEAEQRKLMRQFEKRVLDEQGHSFVTLWWNRIIPHRSYVKGWKISPSHYLNQDLANVWLDK; encoded by the coding sequence ATGAACCTGTCGAAATATCTGAGAGCGGTATCGATCGTGGCGATCGGCGCGGCCGTTGCCTTCTTTTCCGAGGTTCCAGCGCAGGCTGCGCCGAAGAAAGGCGGAATCCTGAATTTCGTCGTGCCGGACGAGCCGCCGAGCTGGGACGGTCACCGCGAGACGACGTTCGCGCTGATCCATCCCTTTGCGCCGTTCTACAGCCTGCTCATCAAGGTCAATCCGGAAAATCCCTCCTCACCGACGGACTTCGTGTGCGACCTGTGTACGGGGATGCCGACGCCGGCCGATGGCGGCAAGACCTACACATTCAAGATCAAGCAGGGCGTGAAATTCCACGACGGTACGCCTTTGACGGCGCACGACATCGTCGCGTCATTCAACAAGATCATCTTCCCGCCGGAAGGCACGACCAGCGCACGCGTCGCCTATTTCGTCATGGTCGAGAGCGTGAGCGCGCCGGACGACCACACGGTCGTGTTCAAGCTCAAGTATCCATCGGGCGCGTTTATCCCAGCGCTGGCGACGCCCTTCAACTTCATCTACTCGAAGGCAAAGCTCGCGGGAGACATTCGCTGGTACGAGAAGAATGTCATGGGCTCGGGACCCTTCAAGTTCGCCGGACGCGAGGCCGGCGCCTACGTGCGGGGCGAGCGCAACAAGGACTTCCACGTTGCCGGGCAGCCCTATCTCGACGGCTTCGAAGCGATCTTCTCCAACAAGCAGGCGGTGCAGGTGCAAGCGATCCGCGGCGACCGGGCCGCAATCCAATTCCGCGGCTTCCCGCCGAAGAGCACCGAGGACCTCGTCAACGCGCTCGGAAAGGACATCACGGTTCAGGAGAGTGACTGGAACTGCGTGCTGCTGTTTACCCCCAACCACAAGAAGAAGCCGTTCGACGATGTCCGCGTTCGCCGCGCGCTGACGCTGGCGGTCGATCGCTGGGGCGGATCGCAGAGCCTTTCGCGCATCGCGATCGTCAGGGCGGTCGGTGGTGTCGCGTTCCCGGGTCATCCGCTGGCGGCGGCGAAGGCGGAGCTCGAGCAGCTTCCCGGCTACTGGCCCGACATCAACAAGTCGCGTGCCGAGGCCAAGCGGCTGTTGCAGGAGGCCGGAGTCCCGGGCCTGAAGTTCGAGTTGTCCAACCGCGCCGTCGACCAGCCCTATACGATCGTGGGCACGTGGCTGATCGACCAGTGGCGGCAGATCGGGGTGACGGTCGAGCAAAAGATGGAGCCGACCGGTCCATTCTACGCGCGGCTCAGGTCGGCTGATTTCGACGTGACGGTGGACTTCAACTGCCAGTCGGTCATCAACCCGCTGCTCGACATCGGCAAGTTCCTGTCGGAGGACATCGGCAACGAAAGCTACGGCGCATACGTCGATCGCGACCTCGACAAGATGTTCGAGGCGATGAACCGCACGTCCGACGAGGCCGAGCAGCGCAAGCTGATGCGGCAGTTCGAGAAGCGTGTGCTCGATGAGCAGGGGCATTCGTTCGTCACGCTGTGGTGGAACCGGATCATCCCGCACCGCTCGTACGTGAAGGGCTGGAAGATCAGTCCGAGCCACTACCTCAATCAGGACCTCGCCAACGTATGGCTCGACAAGTAA
- a CDS encoding ABC transporter permease has protein sequence MYQYVLKRLLLMIPTLLGAALLVFLLLRLVPGDVCVLRMTGGAGYVDPKAIALCRSELGLDRSHVVQFLTFIWDFVRFDFGKSMWTGRPIREEVGLRFELSLQIAIMATITAIMLAIPLGTISAVKQNTWIDYMVRGFSIAGIAMPSFWLGILIILGLLITTKSLFGIPWMPPIKYVPIWVDPLYNLSMTIFPALATGYRYSAVATRMTRSALLEVLREDYVRTARAKGLVHKLIIRRHALGNALLPVVTIIGIEFAFLMGGLVVTEQVFNLNGLGKLFVASVSNHDYTMTQALVMLVVTIFVVTNFVVDIIYAWLDPRIRYK, from the coding sequence ATGTACCAGTACGTTCTGAAGCGACTCCTGTTGATGATCCCGACGCTGCTCGGCGCCGCGCTGCTTGTCTTCCTGCTGCTGCGGCTGGTGCCGGGCGACGTCTGTGTGCTGCGCATGACGGGCGGGGCTGGATACGTCGATCCCAAGGCGATTGCTCTCTGTCGCTCCGAGCTTGGTCTTGATCGTTCCCATGTCGTGCAGTTCCTGACCTTCATCTGGGACTTCGTCCGGTTCGACTTCGGCAAGTCGATGTGGACCGGACGTCCGATCAGGGAAGAGGTCGGACTCCGCTTCGAGCTCTCGCTGCAGATCGCGATCATGGCCACGATCACCGCCATCATGCTCGCGATCCCGCTCGGAACGATCTCCGCGGTCAAGCAGAACACCTGGATCGACTACATGGTGCGCGGCTTCAGCATCGCCGGGATCGCAATGCCTTCGTTCTGGCTCGGCATCCTGATCATCCTCGGCCTGCTGATCACCACGAAGTCGCTATTCGGAATCCCGTGGATGCCGCCGATCAAGTATGTGCCGATCTGGGTCGACCCGTTGTACAACCTAAGCATGACCATCTTCCCGGCGCTGGCGACCGGCTACCGCTATTCCGCCGTTGCGACACGCATGACGCGTTCGGCGCTGCTCGAAGTGCTGCGCGAGGACTACGTCCGCACGGCGCGCGCCAAGGGGCTCGTCCATAAGCTCATCATCCGGCGGCATGCGCTCGGAAACGCGCTGCTGCCGGTGGTCACCATCATCGGCATCGAATTCGCATTCCTGATGGGCGGCCTGGTGGTCACCGAGCAGGTGTTCAATCTCAACGGGCTCGGCAAGCTGTTTGTCGCGTCCGTGAGCAATCACGATTACACGATGACACAAGCGCTGGTCATGCTGGTGGTGACGATCTTCGTCGTCACCAACTTCGTGGTGGACATCATCTACGCGTGGCTCGACCCGCGGATTCGGTACAAATGA
- a CDS encoding ABC transporter permease, producing the protein MTVATDLGTRAELTEERKPRSRLSAIGRFARRNPLGAAGAAVIIVMVVVAAFADFIAPYNPVANAFDRMHEPPSLENWLGTDQYGRDVFSRIVYGSRTALLVGFASSFVGATLGLVLGVASAYFGGKIDLIFQRILDVFMAFPLIILALSVIAIFGTGAENVIIAITIPFIPRCARVVRSSALAIRELPYIDAARANGFSHARIILRHMVPNVMAPFLIMITAFVGQAILLEASLSYLGLGVQEPTPAWGLMLQGGAEEYAESAPWIAIFPGIAISLAVFGFSLFGDAVRDEFDPRLRSQ; encoded by the coding sequence ATGACTGTCGCGACCGACCTCGGGACGAGAGCCGAACTGACGGAAGAGCGGAAGCCGCGGAGCAGGCTTTCGGCCATTGGCCGGTTCGCACGCCGCAACCCGCTGGGCGCCGCCGGCGCCGCAGTCATCATCGTCATGGTGGTGGTTGCCGCGTTTGCCGACTTCATCGCCCCGTACAACCCGGTCGCCAACGCCTTCGACCGCATGCACGAACCGCCGAGCCTCGAGAACTGGCTCGGCACGGATCAATACGGACGCGACGTGTTCTCGCGCATCGTCTATGGATCGCGCACGGCCCTGCTGGTCGGCTTTGCGTCGTCGTTCGTCGGCGCCACCCTCGGCCTCGTGCTCGGCGTGGCGAGCGCCTATTTCGGCGGCAAGATCGATTTGATCTTCCAGCGTATCCTCGATGTATTCATGGCGTTCCCGCTGATCATCCTGGCACTCTCCGTGATCGCAATCTTCGGAACGGGGGCGGAGAACGTGATCATCGCAATCACTATACCGTTCATACCGCGCTGCGCCCGCGTCGTGCGTTCGAGTGCGCTGGCGATCCGCGAACTCCCCTACATCGACGCCGCCCGCGCCAATGGCTTTAGCCATGCCCGCATCATTCTGCGGCATATGGTTCCGAACGTCATGGCGCCGTTTCTCATCATGATCACCGCCTTCGTCGGTCAGGCGATCCTGCTCGAGGCATCGCTTTCCTATCTCGGTCTCGGAGTGCAGGAGCCAACGCCGGCATGGGGCCTGATGCTTCAGGGCGGCGCCGAGGAATACGCCGAGAGCGCTCCCTGGATAGCGATCTTTCCGGGCATTGCCATCAGTCTCGCGGTGTTCGGTTTCAGCCTGTTCGGCGATGCGGTACGCGACGAGTTCGATCCCAGGCTACGATCCCAGTAA